From the Helicobacter pylori genome, the window AGGGTAGTGAAGCCTTTAGGCAATTCTATGACTTTATCCATATGGCTCATCCACACAAGGCTTTTGGTTTTCACGCCTTCAAAAATCACAGAATCTTGAGTGATTTCTAAAACAGCCTTACCAAATTCTTGCTCGTTCGCACAAGCCACTACCCCCCCAAAAAAATCCACCAAATACTGCATGCCGTAGCAAATCCCTAAAATCGGCAAATCCAAATCAAAGATTTTCTCGCTAGGCTTGTAAGCGTCTTTAGCATACACGCTCGCTGGCCCCCCACTCAAAATCAAACCTTTAGGGGCTTTTTTTTGAATGTTTTCTATGCTTTCAAAAAAAGGGATTATTTCTGCATAAATCCCGCTCTCTCTCAATCTTCTAGCAATCAGCTGTGTGTATTGGCTCCCAAAATCTAATACTAAAATCATCGCTCATTCTTTATCTTTGCTTGTGTTTTATCATACTGGCTCTTATAATCCACTCTGTAGTTCTCAGCTAACTCAGGCACTTTTTGCACAAACCAGCGTTCTAATTTTTCTAATTCGTATCTGTAATTTCCACCTTTTGAGCAATATTGAGTATCAATCAGCGAAAACGCATAGAGCGTCTTACTTTCTTTAGACTGGAATAAAAACTCCTTATGGAATAGCGCTTTTTCAGGCATGCCGCTCATCAGAGTCTCAGGCAATAAAAAAGCGTCAAAATCACAAAGCACTTTTTTACTCAACTTATTGCTTTTGGTGAAAACAAAAACGATCTCTTTTCTCATGTCTTGTTTAAAAGCTAATGAAAGCACATTCAAAAAGGGCGGGGTTAAACTTTTATCCACCCTAACCTTAAAGGCTTTGGAATCCCCTAATAAGACCCCCATAGATAAAGCTAATCCCACGCAACATTTCAAACTCGTTTGAAAAATATTCATCTTTTATCCTTATAAGCATCAATATTGAAAACAGAAATTAAACGCATTGATTGGGTATTATAATATAAAAATTGAGAATTACGCTTTAGCTTGGCTAGCACTCAAGTCTTTAGCGCTTAAGTCTTTCTAAAACACTCTCGTGCTAGTATTTTCACTCCTTTTAAGCCCCAATAATGCTTGGTGTTGAAATGGAATGATAGGGCTTGACTAATTCATACCTTCTGAGTTTTCTGATATTAACTAAGGCGGTATTGGCTGAAATGGCTTGTGTCATGCTGCTTGTGGGGCGTAAAGAAGTGAGCGTATTCACATGCCCTGCATTGCATCGTGGGTTTCTAAACCCCCCACATCTTCTGGGTCATACCACGCCCCTTTTTGGATACTCAAAACCCCTTGACGGATATTCTTAGTTACAAACGCCCCTGCCAACAACCTCCCTCTAGCGTTAAACACTTCTACAATTTCACCATGCCTAATGCCTAATTTATTAGCGTCTCGTTCGTTGATCATCACAGGCTCTCTGCCTTGAATTTTATACACATTCCTAACCCAAGTGTTATCAAGCTGTGAATTGACACGGTATTTTGGGTGCGGAGAGATTAAATGGAACGGATAAGTCTCAGCCATTTTAGAGCCTAGCCACTCAGCTGGCTCAAACCAAGTTGGATGCCCTTTAAAATCAGCCAGTTTAAAATCCGCGCATTTTTGAGAAAAAATTTGAATTTTCCCGCTCTCTGTATCTAGCTTGTTAGCGATAGGGTCTTGCCTGAATTTCGCATGACGCACAAACTTTCTCGCATTTTCAGGGATTTCAAACTCCACAAAGCCATCCCTCCAAAACTGATCAAACGATTTCAAAGTAGGGCCATCGCTTTTTTCATAAAGGCTCTTAATCCATTCCATGTAACTCTTAGATTCAGTGAATTTCTGCTCTGTTTCATTGCCACCAATGCGTAAAGCGAGCTGTCTGAAAATCTCATAATCGTCTTTGGATTCATAAACAGGCTCTATTACCTTACGCATGGCATAAATCACATTCTTAGAATAGCTCCCTCCAAAAGTAATATCATCTCTTTCCATAGTGCTAGTGGAAGCAAAGACAATATCAGCAAATTTCGCTGTAGGCGTCCACCAAGGCTCATGCACGATCACGCAATCTAAGGTCCTTAAAGCACGAATCAGCTCGTTTGTATCAGCTTCATGCCCTAACAAATCCGTCCCGCAATTGTAGATCATTTTGATTTTAGGTAATTTGAGTTTTTTACCCATAAAATCAATTTCTTTATCCGGATTCAAAATCGCTTCAGAAACTCTAGATGCTGGAATAACGCTTTTTACAGAATTATGCCCTTGCGAAATCATAGGAACAATTCTTGCCCCAGAGCTCGCTTGAGCGTTTCCTCCATAATGCATAGAAAAGCCAAAGCCCCCACCCGATAAGCCCACTTGACCAATCATACTAGCTAAAACAATTAACGCCCAATCCGGTTGCTCGCCATGCTGAGCTCTTTGCATGGCCCAATTACCCGCTAAAAAAGTGCGCTTAGAGACAAATAAATCCGCTAATTCTTTGATTTTTTCTGCGCTCACTCCAGTGATTTGAGACGCCCATTCTAAAGTCTTAGGCACCTTATCGCTCTCTCCTAGCAAATAGGGTAAAAATTTATCAAAACCATCAGTGTATTTAGCGATAAACTCTTTATCGTATTGATTGCTTGTATAAAGATAATACATCATGCCTAGCATTAACGCTACGTCAGTGTTAGGGCGAATGGGTATCCATTCAGCGTTAAAGGCTTGAGCGGTTTCGGTATAAATGGGATCAATACTAATGAATTTAATACCGGCTCTTTTATACTTTAGGGTAGTAGCTGTCATTGACATGGTTTGGCACAAAATAATCAATGCGGTTGCACTTGAATAAATCCGCCCCCCACATGACATACACCTTACAATTTTCAATCATCTCTTCATGCGTGGTTTGTTGCGAATAAACTTCCATATCCCCTACAATCATAGGGTTTATTCTTGCGGCCGTGCCATTACTATATTCCCCATCAGTGCCAATAGCCCCCCCTAAAGTCGTGTTAAAAAAACGCCATGCTAAATGATGACAACGATGCAAACTGCCCGCATGCCCCCAACCACCATAACTGGCATTATAGATGTTTTCTTTAGGGATTTCTTTAAGCTTTTTAGCCGCTAAATCCAACGCCACATTCCAACTCACGCGCACAAACTCTTCTCTCCCTCGCAATTCTTTGTGGTTTTTTTGTTTTCTAAAAAGCTCTTACGCACGCAAGGATACTTCACCCTACTATCTGAATACACCCTATCTGCCATCGCTTTTAACATCATAGTAGGGTTATAATCGCTCTTTTGAGGGACAATATCTTTAACCACTCCATTTTGAACCTTTGCGATAAAGGGGCCAAAATGCGTTGCATGCGGAATGGATTCTACTTTTTCAAAAACACCAACAGCTTCAAAACATTAGCGCTAGCGAGCGCGAGTGGGATTTTTGTTAGGATACTTCTGCGTGAAACGGACATGGTTCTCCTTCAAGCTTGCATTCTGTTAAAACACCCCAAATTCTAACACATATTCACCTAAAATTACCGCTAATAAGCCCTCAGCATGGGCGTTAATTGAAAACTACTTTTTATTCACGCTGCTCATGTCAGCGACTTTCCCCCACATCAAGCGGTATTTCCTCTTCATAAATTCAATTTCTTCCCTCGCTTGATTGAGTTCATCGCGCAAAAGATCAATGGTTTTTTTATCTTCTTCATAGACTTCTTGCATAGAGATTAAAGCGTCTTTTAAAAACATGTTTTCATTTTTAAAGGCTGAAATCGTTTCATCTTTAGCGCTAATGACTTTATCATGCAAATTTAAAATCGTGTTAATGGTCTTTTCCACAAACACAGGCTCTAAAGAACGCCCGTTCATATCCATAGAAATCAAATTATTTTCTACCTTTTTGATTAAAGCGTTTGTCCCGCTGCTCGCATCAATTAAAAGCTTGTTGTCGCTTATTTTGCTTTTAATTTTACCGATATTCACTAATTCTAAGATCCTTTCTTTAGGAAGCCCTGAAAGGCGGCTAAACTCTTCTAATTCAATCCATGCTAAAGCGCTCAAATCTTCTAAAACCACCGGCTCTTTAGACTCTCGCTCTCTATCCTCTATCTCTTGCTCATTTTGTTGCACCGCTTGCGCTTTATTCAAATCTAAAATATCCAAATTTTTCCTTAAAAATAGTTTTAGCTTAACGCAATTTTTTAACCGCTTTTTTCAAGCTGTCTAGCAAATAATCAATATCATTTATAGAATGCGTGAAGTGCAAGCTCACTCTAAGCCATCCGGGTTTGGTGTTAAAATCGCTTGACTTTTGAGCGTTAAGATTCAATAAATCATGCCCATAAGGCCCCGCGCAAGAGCAACCTGCCCGGGTTTCAATAGCGTATTCATAGCTTAAAACCCTCGCTAAATCATAGGGCGAAATCCCTCCAATATTAAAAGCCACTACCCCCACACGACTCGCTGTTAAATTCCCATAGATATTAATAGCGGGCAAGTCTTTTAAGCCATGCATGAGCACTCTTAAAAGGTTGTTTTCTTTCTTGTGGATAAAATCCAAACCGCATTCATCTCTTAATTGATACGCTAGAGCGCTCCTGTAAAATTGCAACAATCCTGGCGTGCCAAACTCCTCCCTCAAAGGCAATTCATCAATAAATTCATGCCGTGTGCAATTAGCGTATTTAATCACGCCCCCTGCACTAAAACTCGGGGCGATTTGCGTGTCAATCAAATCTTTAGAAATGCCTAAAAGACCGCACCCTCCAATGCCCCCTAAAAGCTTATGAGGCGCATAAAAACCGGTTTGGTATTTGCAATCTTTAGGGTTAGCATGCGCGCTAAAATTCGCTAAATCCAAAGCCAAAGCGGCCTTATATTTCTCACACAATGATGAAACTTCTTTTAAAGGCGTAAGCAGTCCGGTTACATTAGAAGCCGCGCTCATAGAAACCAAGCTGTTAGGGGATTTTTTTAAAATTTGCTCTAAAATTTCTAAATCCAATAAGCCATGTTTATTTAAAGGGATACGCACCACTTCACACAAGCCTTCACGCCAGCTAATTTCATTAGAATGATGCTCATAAGGCCCTACAATCACACGCTTTAAAGCCATATCTTTCAAATACGGCTCTAAATTTTTCTTCGTTTTTGAAGGGATACACACCCCTAAAATTTCTTGAAATTTCTTAATCGCTGAGCTCGCCCCATACCCCGCGCTCAAGACGCAATGATCATCGCTCAAATTTAAAGAGCACTTTAACTTTTCTTGGCACTCTTTTAAAAGCATGCCCATTAAAATCGCATGTTTAGAAGCCACAGAATGAGCGTTCGCGTAATAAGGCAGTAAAGATTTCACGCGCTTTTCCACTAAAGCGCTCGCTAAACCCGAAGCCCCCCAGTCAAAATAAGACACCCCTTTTTTTAAAATAATGCTAGATCTAACCTGCTCTAAAGGGCTCTCATTAGGATTGAGTAAGGGGGCAAAACTCCTATTTAAAAACGCTTGCACAAAATACCACCAACGCTTTTAATGTTTATCCCCGCTTAAAATATGAAAATGCAAATGCATCACCTCTTGGCCTGCGTTTTTACCCACATTGGTTAAAAGCTTGTAGCCCTTTTCTTTGATGCCTAATTTTTCCACCACTTCAAAAATAAAACTTGTCATTTGCGCCATAAGCTCTGGGGTGATGCCATTAAAATCCTGAATGCTTTGTTTGGGGATCACTAACGCATGCACTTTAGCTTTAGGGTTAATGTCATAAAAGGATAAAAAACGCTCATTTTCTAAAATCTTAGAACAAGGGATTTCGCCTTGGATTATTTTTTCAAACACATTCATGCTTTTTTGCTCCCTTTTAAGGTTTTTCTTTTATTAAAGTTGTATTATAGCTTTTTAAAAATAAAATATAAGGATCGTTATTGCACACCTTAATAGAGCGATTAGAAAAGGTTACTAATAGCAAAGAGTTAGAAGAAGTGCGCTTGAGTGCTTTGGGTAAAAAAG encodes:
- a CDS encoding DUF3972 domain-containing protein, with product MDILDLNKAQAVQQNEQEIEDRERESKEPVVLEDLSALAWIELEEFSRLSGLPKERILELVNIGKIKSKISDNKLLIDASSGTNALIKKVENNLISMDMNGRSLEPVFVEKTINTILNLHDKVISAKDETISAFKNENMFLKDALISMQEVYEEDKKTIDLLRDELNQAREEIEFMKRKYRLMWGKVADMSSVNKK
- a CDS encoding aminotransferase class V-fold PLP-dependent enzyme; this translates as MQAFLNRSFAPLLNPNESPLEQVRSSIILKKGVSYFDWGASGLASALVEKRVKSLLPYYANAHSVASKHAILMGMLLKECQEKLKCSLNLSDDHCVLSAGYGASSAIKKFQEILGVCIPSKTKKNLEPYLKDMALKRVIVGPYEHHSNEISWREGLCEVVRIPLNKHGLLDLEILEQILKKSPNSLVSMSAASNVTGLLTPLKEVSSLCEKYKAALALDLANFSAHANPKDCKYQTGFYAPHKLLGGIGGCGLLGISKDLIDTQIAPSFSAGGVIKYANCTRHEFIDELPLREEFGTPGLLQFYRSALAYQLRDECGLDFIHKKENNLLRVLMHGLKDLPAINIYGNLTASRVGVVAFNIGGISPYDLARVLSYEYAIETRAGCSCAGPYGHDLLNLNAQKSSDFNTKPGWLRVSLHFTHSINDIDYLLDSLKKAVKKLR
- a CDS encoding histidine triad nucleotide-binding protein; the encoded protein is MNVFEKIIQGEIPCSKILENERFLSFYDINPKAKVHALVIPKQSIQDFNGITPELMAQMTSFIFEVVEKLGIKEKGYKLLTNVGKNAGQEVMHLHFHILSGDKH